In the genome of Pseudomonadota bacterium, the window GTGTAGCTGTAAAAGGTTTGAACGCAGAAGATATTAAATTTATGGAAAAACTTCTCAAAGAAGGCAGCATCAGTGCCTTGGAGAAAAAGGGCAATATACTTATCGGTAAGGAATTGGCAAAACACATGGGCCTTCTTCCGGGAGATGCCTTCACGATAATGGTCCCTTTTGGCGGCTATTCCCCCATGGGCGCCATGCCCGAGACTGTACGGGTCAAGGTTGGCGGGATATTTGAAACGGGCATGTATGAGATTGACAACACCCTCATCATCATGTCCCTCAAGGATGTGGAAAGTATCATGGGCATCGGCGCCACCGGCATAGAGGTAAAGTTAAAGGACGCCTATAAGGCCAATGATGTGCGAAAAGAGATATTGAATAGGCTGGGGCGCAACTATTTTGCAAGGACATGGATCGAGATGAACAAAAACCTCTTTTCGGCGTTAAAACTCGAAAAGGTTGCCATGTTCATCATACTCGCCCTTATTATTTTTGTGGCGAGTTTCAACATCATAAGTTCTCTCATCATGACGGTCATGGAGAAGAAAAAGGACATTGCAATTCTGAAGGCCATGGGGGCAAAGAAGAAGAGCATCATGAAAATATTCATGGTGGAAGGTGTGACGATAGGAGTTTTTGGCGCCCTGATCGGCTCAATAAGCGGCTACGGCATATGTGAGATTATAAGGAGATACAAGATTATAAAGTTGCCGGAAGACATATACTACATCAGTAGTTTACCTGTCAAAATAAGCCTCTTTGATGTTGCACTCGTTGCATCTGTTACCATGCTGATATGTATCCTTGCAACGCTCTACCCTTCATATA includes:
- a CDS encoding lipoprotein-releasing ABC transporter permease subunit — its product is MNYETNIGLRYLRSKRKEAFISFTTWIAVVGIAIGVMALIIVIAVMTGFQNEIRERILGINPHVLVLSIEGDVKAPGDLVNTIKQVDGVTHAFPFITFQAMVQSGRQLSGVAVKGLNAEDIKFMEKLLKEGSISALEKKGNILIGKELAKHMGLLPGDAFTIMVPFGGYSPMGAMPETVRVKVGGIFETGMYEIDNTLIIMSLKDVESIMGIGATGIEVKLKDAYKANDVRKEILNRLGRNYFARTWIEMNKNLFSALKLEKVAMFIILALIIFVASFNIISSLIMTVMEKKKDIAILKAMGAKKKSIMKIFMVEGVTIGVFGALIGSISGYGICEIIRRYKIIKLPEDIYYISSLPVKISLFDVALVASVTMLICILATLYPSYKASKIDPVETLRYE